A portion of the Halodesulfovibrio aestuarii DSM 17919 = ATCC 29578 genome contains these proteins:
- a CDS encoding substrate-binding periplasmic protein, which produces MNKRHAGLISVIFCFLSTILFYSTVHSVTLAEIRARGELYHLGVPYARFANTNADGLDCALIRRFAHRIGVRYKFVPTSWENAIPDLTGIRPALPGSSQSVTPIRGDILANGLSIIPERKRYVLFSKPTFTAQVWLLAKPDADIDPIHPTGSVERDIKSTLEKTAGKTVYGIKNLCIDVRLFPDLLHTAGSAENVPLGTLPQPISFVKSPYSIFLMESPSALMALGIWPYSFKIIGPVAKQQNMGAAFAPTSVELKEEFDRFLTEVWTSGEYQKLVASYYPNSFSYFKTFFTKSSP; this is translated from the coding sequence GTGAACAAACGCCATGCAGGACTCATCTCTGTTATATTCTGTTTCTTATCCACTATTCTTTTCTACTCTACAGTCCACAGCGTTACACTCGCAGAGATTCGTGCCCGTGGGGAACTGTATCATCTAGGTGTTCCTTACGCACGCTTTGCAAACACCAACGCAGACGGGCTTGATTGCGCCCTTATCCGCCGTTTTGCGCATCGCATTGGTGTCCGATACAAATTCGTCCCCACCAGCTGGGAAAATGCCATCCCTGATCTCACTGGAATACGCCCGGCGCTGCCCGGTTCCAGCCAATCTGTTACCCCGATACGCGGGGACATCCTTGCAAACGGCCTGAGCATAATTCCGGAACGCAAGCGTTACGTATTATTTTCCAAGCCGACATTTACCGCACAAGTCTGGTTACTTGCAAAACCGGACGCCGATATCGACCCAATCCACCCCACCGGTTCTGTTGAAAGAGACATCAAAAGCACACTTGAAAAAACTGCCGGAAAAACGGTCTACGGCATTAAAAATCTTTGTATTGATGTCAGACTGTTCCCCGACTTGCTCCACACTGCCGGTTCTGCGGAAAATGTGCCGCTTGGCACACTTCCGCAACCTATTTCTTTTGTAAAATCTCCGTATTCAATCTTTCTCATGGAATCTCCAAGTGCTTTAATGGCATTAGGGATCTGGCCATACTCTTTTAAGATCATTGGCCCCGTAGCAAAGCAGCAAAATATGGGCGCAGCATTTGCTCCAACGTCTGTGGAACTCAAAGAAGAGTTCGATCGATTTTTAACTGAAGTATGGACAAGTGGTGAATACCAAAAACTTGTCGCCAGCTACTATCCAAACTCATTCTCGTATTTCAAAACGTTTTTCACGAAGAGTTCGCCGTAA
- the ychF gene encoding redox-regulated ATPase YchF, protein MALSIGIVGLPNVGKSTLFNALTKAQNAESANYPFCTIEPNKATVPVPDKRIETLTEIANPQRTLHATVDFIDIAGLVRGASQGEGLGNQFLGNIREAAAILQVVRCFDDENITHVDGSVNPIRDIETIETELLLADVQSVEKRHDKLVRSTRGNKAMIPVVNGIKELLDHLNEGNPASTFAKRDSDVLADQLKELSLLTDKKIIYCANVDEDGLAEDNEHVNKLREFAAGRGCQLVKICAKVEEELQGLEDEEAQELLESYGINESGLVQVIQTSYKTLGLICYFTVGVKEVRAWTIVDGYTAPQAAGVIHTDFERGFIRAEVIAYDAFVENKTEAACRSIGALRSEGKEYIVKDGDVVHFLFNV, encoded by the coding sequence ATGGCACTGAGCATCGGTATCGTTGGGCTTCCCAACGTGGGTAAGTCTACCCTTTTTAACGCCCTCACAAAGGCACAGAACGCAGAGTCTGCGAACTATCCTTTCTGTACTATTGAACCCAACAAAGCGACTGTTCCTGTGCCGGACAAGCGCATCGAAACTCTTACAGAGATTGCAAATCCACAGCGCACACTGCACGCGACTGTAGACTTTATTGATATTGCGGGTCTTGTCCGTGGCGCAAGTCAGGGCGAGGGTCTTGGCAACCAATTCCTTGGTAACATCCGTGAAGCAGCTGCAATCTTACAGGTTGTCCGTTGTTTTGATGACGAAAATATTACGCACGTAGACGGTTCTGTTAATCCGATCCGTGACATTGAAACCATTGAAACTGAATTGCTGCTTGCAGATGTACAGTCTGTTGAAAAACGGCATGACAAATTGGTTCGTTCCACTCGTGGTAACAAAGCAATGATCCCTGTTGTGAACGGCATTAAAGAGCTGCTTGACCACCTGAATGAAGGTAATCCGGCGTCTACTTTTGCCAAACGCGACAGTGACGTTTTGGCAGACCAGCTCAAAGAGCTGTCACTGCTTACAGATAAGAAAATTATTTATTGCGCCAACGTTGATGAAGACGGCCTTGCAGAAGACAACGAACATGTGAACAAACTGCGTGAATTCGCAGCAGGTCGCGGTTGTCAGCTGGTAAAAATCTGCGCAAAGGTTGAAGAAGAACTGCAGGGTCTCGAAGATGAAGAGGCACAGGAACTTCTTGAGTCTTACGGTATCAACGAAAGCGGCCTCGTACAGGTCATTCAGACCAGCTACAAAACACTCGGACTTATCTGCTACTTTACAGTAGGCGTTAAAGAAGTTCGTGCATGGACTATCGTTGACGGATACACTGCCCCTCAGGCAGCAGGCGTTATCCATACCGACTTTGAACGTGGATTCATTCGCGCAGAAGTAATCGCGTATGATGCTTTTGTAGAAAATAAAACCGAAGCAGCTTGCCGTTCCATCGGCGCTCTGCGCTCTGAAGGTAAAGAATATATCGTTAAAGATGGGGATGTTGTTCACTTCCTCTTTAATGTATAG
- a CDS encoding rhodanese-like domain-containing protein codes for MSTVEKMNAASVAKLLHEDKAVLLDVRTPTEILEQEIPDAILMPFDLVSAERVKKTVGAEKKVVFVCHSGSRALQAAEAVAGSVDSAVLDGGIVEWGRNGWPVKQGVKRIPLNRQVLIAVGSLLLVTLLLAFTVSKTFLVLVGFFGAAMIFAGITGSCGMARLLMLMPWNKTPLCTGVSCGVTTKNT; via the coding sequence ATGAGTACAGTAGAAAAAATGAATGCAGCCTCGGTTGCGAAGTTGCTTCATGAAGATAAGGCCGTGTTGTTAGATGTACGAACTCCTACGGAGATTCTGGAACAGGAAATTCCTGATGCTATATTAATGCCGTTTGATCTGGTTTCCGCGGAACGTGTTAAGAAGACGGTTGGTGCGGAGAAGAAGGTTGTCTTTGTTTGCCATTCTGGAAGTAGGGCTCTGCAGGCCGCTGAAGCGGTTGCAGGTTCTGTCGATTCAGCCGTGCTTGATGGCGGGATTGTGGAATGGGGTAGAAACGGATGGCCGGTAAAGCAGGGCGTTAAACGTATTCCGCTGAATCGTCAGGTTCTTATTGCTGTCGGCTCGTTATTGCTGGTAACGCTGTTGCTTGCTTTTACTGTATCGAAAACATTTCTCGTACTTGTAGGATTCTTCGGTGCAGCTATGATCTTTGCAGGGATTACTGGTAGCTGTGGTATGGCGCGTTTGTTGATGCTGATGCCGTGGAATAAAACCCCGTTATGCACGGGTGTTTCATGTGGT